A single window of Neospora caninum Liverpool complete genome, chromosome XII DNA harbors:
- a CDS encoding Protein KIAA0664, related, translating into MELFGDQYIRITIALPASVGAFSVSSSPQPAEAPLRDTSRKDVPPGVGGLSSPLPDSAGARHAKPQGTEQHGSSVSTKVLGHVDRNVQGANCLDSSPTALTLSSSPFVTVVAEVAFHETIAELRWVLLELLPSCFFTNYDVFFRGKRVDENLPFSALSVEPDEVFHLVPLLYDEKAVRLHIRRFQEITVNASVLLMRGLPDPADPAGPYGAFLKRLVHLEAQLLHDGAASAEANGELEREESPAFLDLPAEEDDTEEREEDELREAKGIAATSDEGATLRKKATRGQALSAGKRKAGRGRSAWRKDAGSASGSPGEETETPVGGNAQGKTTRGAQRQLRAAKGMPSGKRSDKAHGRDEIEKPMNLTRLLFRDALYGGAPPNAGNAENRTLGRLSADETERLRLRGAQKISNFLLNSPVTLEPRKKPKCFSSLTTSDFNPPPASRRLQGDLWYLELCTLEDRRLAIICREDGFLVASITSAEGASGRSLDTIFPRNRLICPQEGTSVSVDSERGRALIFHTLSDLLCTYSPAYREVLPSLAPEQLDTDLPYHVMPTLQARNHFLVAKEQKHVPDSNRLEEYLEKVAGVDPWEPERRWNNEVEALRRMRVSTLQDHIDFEKASFKLFVEFQHFALQAAINVREGRLSGVSPSEHSAASSVSDCEPPRPCMQSTVSSVGADGDKQTGRESCGLLPACGSHAALRPEESRGAGSAGAAEVVFRGQLAIERAANTPLPVGETHADAQSGEIIAGEKRRHEVNLGDTHRDRREMKAETRGLELLEMMHAFQRQKKADFGRFSGSAATDQRENEDERKNREEETGVPGDDWQLAAPYPLLIDYAGCRLRCQSVSPQQLLAARSREGGEPLGDLSRGKQHENGAEDLTHKHGSGSRRGEGGSGASRLQDEEEKGVTDAPYLDILEKSVFGHVLGLKTHTVFHPSSGQRERRLLHCDAELVAEAREKQLHLLKLGSLCPADLTRDLNLSACSFSLSASSPEDLNATPRCDETAQKDERGPSRHDTAFEWLRPELMSAFLQFHQRREEASEVTSQAPEEGAGEVGEATEDREAARQEKREVRGREDQREQGLKGSAKDPPLHPLSPQDLETTESPVSQTLPGAVAHGASVSAPLLASSSPSPLEGESPLEGRKRDLATLLQDDLRVRLEHEVYRRVPLLPSFFSEMQTWYKADLGLGFFFQSGSPYAAHLREKTREAAAHILLKCLDLTRSQQLAAVLEHRKEYETLRRELAARGAFLLPSEIGTSDPSGAPSSEETAAGETNEQSGQGTRAMADTQTATEGWGEAQKDGGTPEGVDGDKEADSGEDLSAFQLSAEDRRMMELLGRDVSLLDPSLDLAERSQQLAEQVCNLAFFAQPCSSPPEEGARQPSAGGAAPRLFNLNLERSAASEAALRDRQASAHEETVTSLSAFGDQSVLEEAAKYLHGVAVPLVATLLGQHLCVTPLESSSVTTFFHAFGVNMRYLGAVTRIIETGRDFEMSRDPALDEPATHAPSLAVRTLQLEMTVRAAKWVFAAFFAPLRVGHLSVAVAHLLSCLLCPPGVDYSSKRFPLPASLARFSPATSLASSGAASPSAVSRHRADLHADSPQERALRHLAQLTPDSLWTLVRGRMLAHFGYSAVPANRALWRCMHTPSGRYVVLRGVATALGIQVKAGSPLFSLLGAVSLWERWGVGDDGDAEERNDLGAKAKKPADDHAPQTGHDAEETKGRRGDGRLDKAPVKRQFALGDSEVSTDVMTDADPDSPLSASRAEHARSEAAEAQVACEAQTLRPPDERTGGLASSRRPSSSSLSSAWRAGGPSKVPASRVWEPFSAESVVQLFPVVKREPVVSHFARHLLAAATQCYILGWLDVALELLQQVLFVVHQLTGSVCRETALCYAAMGEVALSLQDFLNAANNFQKALILTERCVGPDHPDTIDIHAGLGRTLVHFPGREFQERGLAHIHRAVELRRLWTGDVPHPETPLLLFTAAKCLLKVYGPRCVGHLAEYLDRAIRLAGFVRGVGPQFVAEMHSDASQIYQAVGDFRRALEHCRVAGQLIAADPSADTERIRELDERLLFLTQQAVLAAKKRKHENVQRAQLLNRLRTAVTLKRHSNALAGPAGLRFPRTSGLTGPGA; encoded by the exons ATGGAGCTGTTCGGCGATCAGTACATTCGCATCACCATTGCTCTGCCCGCCTCCGTGGGGGCCTTCTCggtctcgtcctctccgcaGCCTGCGGAGGCGCCGTTGCGAGACACTTCGAGAAAGGATGTCCCCCccggcgtcggcggcctttcttcgcccttGCCTGACTCGGCCGGCGCCCGCCACGCCAAGCCGCAGGGGACGGAGCAGCACGGCAGTTCGGTTTCCACAAAGGTTCTTGGCCACGTTGATCGAAACGTGCAAGGTGCTAACTGTCTCGACAGCAGCCCGACGGCGCTGaccctctcgtcttctccgtttgtCACAGTGGTGGCTGAGGTGGCCTTTCACGAGACCATCGCGGAGTTGCGTTGGGTGTTGCTGGAGCTGTTGCCGTCGTGCTTCTTCACGAACTACGACGTGTTTTTCCGCGGCAAGCGCGTCGACGAGAacctgcctttctctgctctctccgtGGAGCCCGACGAGGTCTTCCACTTGGTGCCGCTGCTGTacgacgagaaggcggtgCGCCTGCACATCCGGCGCTTCCAGGAGATCACTGTGAACGCGTCGGTCCTCCTCATGCGGGGGCTGCCTGACCCCGCCGACCCTGCAGGCCCCTACGGGGCGTTTCTGAAACGCCTCGTTCACCTCGAGGCTCAGCTGCTTCACGACGGCGCGGCCTCTGCGGAGGCGAACGGAGAGCTCGAGCGAGAGGAGTCGCCCGCGTTTCTCGACCTCcccgccgaggaagacgacacggaagagcgcgaggaagacgagctTCGGGAGGCGAAGGGCATCGCGGCGACAAGCGACGAGGGCGCAACCctcaggaagaaggcgacacggGGCCAGGCGCTTTccgcgggaaagagaaaggcggggcGAGGGCGGAGCGCGTGGCGAAAAGACGCAGGGAGTGCCTCTGGGTCTccaggcgaggagacagagacgccggtGGGTGGGAACGCGCAGGGGAAAACCACCCGAGGGGCTCAAAGACAGCTGCGAGCCGCGAAGGGTATGCCTtctggaaaaagaagcgacaagGCGCACGGCCGAGACGAAATCGAGAAGCCGATGAATCTGActcgtctcctgtttcgCGACGCGCTGTACGGAGGCGCGCCCCCGAACGCAGGCAATGCAGAGAACCGAACACTCGGACGGCTGTCCGCagacgaaacggaaaggcTGAGGTTGCGCGGCGCGCAAAAGATTTCCAACTTCCTTCTCAACTCACCAGTTACTCTGGAACCCAGAAAAAAACCCAAA tgtttttcttctctgacgACGAGCGACTTTAATCCGCCTCCTGCAAGTCGACGGCTGCAAGGAGACCTCTGGTACCTCGAGCTCTGCACTCTGGAGGACCGCAGACTCGCCATCATCTGCCGAGAAGAtggtttcctcgtcgcctccatCACGAGTGCAGAAGGTGCATCAG GCCGTTCTCTCGACACCATCTTCCCTCGAAACCGCCTCATCTGTCCTCAGGAAGGCACGTCGGTGTCAGTCGACAGCGAGCGGGGCCGCGCCCTCATTTTTCACACCTTGAGCGATTTGCTCTGCACATACAGCCCAGCGTATCGTGAGGTCTTGCCTTCACTCGCGCCTGAGCAACTCGACACAGATCTGCCGTACCACGTGATGCCCACGCTGCAGGCGCGCAATCACTTCTTAGTGGCCAAGGAACAG AAACACGTACCAGACAGCAATCGCCTGGAAGAGTACCTCGAAAAAGTAGCTGGCGTCGATCCTTGGGAACCCGAAAGGCGGTGGAACAATGAGGTCGAAGCActtcgccgcatgcgcgttAGCACTCTCCAGGACCACATTGACTTCGAAAAGGCGTCCTTTAAA CTCTTTGTTGAGTTTCAGCATTTTGCTCTTCAAGCAGCCATCAACGTGCGCGAGGGGCGTTTGAGTGGTGTAAGTCCATCTGAGCACTCAGCGGCTTCCTCGGTCTCCGACTGCGAGCCTCCGCGgccttgcatgcagagcacTGTCTCGTCGGTCGGAGCGGACGGAGACAAGCAGACAGGAAGGGAGTCCTGTGGCCTCttgcctgcatgcggttCGCATGCGGCTCTGCGGCCTGAAGAGAGCCGAGGCGCGGGCTCTGCGGGGGCGGCGGAAGTGGTTTTCCGGGGACAGCTAGCCATCGAACGCGCCGCAAATACGCCGCTGCCTGTGGgcgagacgcatgcagacgcgcaGAGTGGAGAAATCatcgcgggagagaagagacggcatGAGGTGAATCTTGGAGACACACACCGGGACAGACGCGAAAtgaaggcggagacacggggaCTGGAGCTCCTGGAAATGATGCATGCTTTTCAACGTCAGAAGAAGGCCGATTTCGGCCGCTTCAGCGGTTCAGCGGCGACGGAtcagcgagaaaacgaagacgagagaaagaaccgagaggaagagacaggcgtgCCTGGGGATGACTGGCAGCTTGCCGCGCCGTATCCGCTCCTCATTGACTATGCGGGATGCCGTCTCCGTTGCCAgagcgtctctcctcagcaactcctcgccgcccggtctcgagaaggaggcgagccTTTGGGTGATCTGTCTAGAGGGAAGCAGCACGAGAACGGCGCGGAAGACCTGACGCACAAGCACGGCTCAGGATCTaggagaggcgagggtgGAAGCGGAGCGAGTCGTTtgcaggacgaagaagaaaagggagtgACGGATGCTCCTTACCTTGATATTTTGGAGAAGAGTGTCTTTGGACACGTCCTTGGACTCAAGACACATACCGTTTTCCATCCTAGCTCAGGCCAGagg GAACGGCGTCTGCTTCACTGTGACGCAGAGTTGGTTGCCGAGGCAAGGGAGAAGCAGCTTCATCTCCTCAAGCTCGGGTCACTGTGCCCGGCGGACCTGACGCGCGATCTCAACCTGAGcgcctgttccttttctctttcggcgtcttcccccgAGGACTTGAACGCGACGCCGCGGTGCGACGAGACCGCGCAGAAGGACGAACGCGGCCCGAGTCGACACGACACTGCGTTCGAGTGGCTGAGACCCGAACTCATGAGCGCGTTTCTCCAGTTTCaccagcgaagagaagaagcgagcgaagtCACCTCGCAGGCtcccgaggaaggcgcgggagaggtcggagaagcgacggaagaTCGCGAAGCCGCGCGACAGGAGAAACGTGAGGTGCGCGGGCGAGAAGACCAGCGAGAACAAGGGCTTAAAGGAAGCGCGAAAGATCCTCCGCTAcatccgctgtctccccaaGACTTGGAGACAACTGAGTCTCCAGTTAGCCAGACGCTCcccggcgccgtcgcccatggcgcttctgtctctgcaccactgcttgcgtcttcttcgccttctccattGGAAGGCGAGTCGCCTCTCGAgggcagaaagcgagactTGGCCACTCTCTTGCAAGACGACCTGCGAGTGCGCCTCGAGCACGAGGTGTATCGGCGCGTGCCGCTCctgccttcgtttttctccgagATGCAAACGTGGTACAAGGCGGATTTGGgcctcggtttcttcttccaaTCTGGCTCGCCGTATGCGGCGCATctccgcgagaagacgcgagaagccgccgcACACATTCTCCTCAAGTGCTTGGACCTAACTCGGTCCCAACAACTCGCCGCAGTCCTGGAGCACCGCAAAGAGTACGAGACACTGCGACGAGAGCTGGCCGCTCGCGGGGCCTTCCTGCTTCCTTCGGAGATAGGCACAAGCGATCCTTCAGGCGCGCCCtcgagcgaggagactgcGGCTGGTGAGACGAACGAGCAAAGCGGCCAGGGAACAAGAGCGATGgccgacacacagacagcgaCTGAGGGCTGGGGAGAGGCCCAGAAGGACGGAGGCACACCGGAAGGAGTCGACGGCGACAAGGAAGCTGACTCCGGAGAAGATCTCAGCGCGTTTCAGCTATCGGCGGAGGATCGCCGGATGATGGAGCTTCTTGGACGAGATGTGAGTCTCCTGGACCCGTCTCTGGACCTCGCGGAGCGGTCGCAGCAGCTTGCGGAACAAGTGTGCAAtctggccttcttcgcgcaaCCTTGTTCATCGCCTCCCGAGGAAGGTGCGAGACAGCCGAgtgcaggcggcgcggcgcctcgcctgttCAACTTGAATCTCGAACGCTCCGCCGCATCCGAGGCAGCTTTGCGAGACCGTCAGGCGTCCGCACATGAGGAAACGGTGACTTCGTTGAGTGCTTTCGGGGACCAATCTGTGTTGGAAGAAGCAGCAAAGTACCTGCACGGCGTTGCGGTGCCTCTGGTGGCGACACTGCTCGGCCAGCATCTCTGTGTCACGCCCCTGGAATCGTCTTCGGTGACAACGTTCTTCCACGCGTTCGGCGTCAACATGCGTTACTTGGGCGCTGTGACCCGCATCATTGAAACAGGTCGGGATTTCGAGATGTCTCGGGACCCGGCGCTCGACGAGCCGGCGACACATGCTCCCAGCCTCGCTGTACGTACTCTCCAACTGGAGATGACGGTGCGTGCAGCCAAGTGGGTGTTTGCGGCTTTCTTCGCCCCGCTCCGCGTGGGTCACCTCAGCGTGGCAGTCGCGCATCTGCTGTCGTGTCTTTTGTGTCCTCCGGGGGTCGACTACTCCTCGAAGCGTTTCCCGCTTCCCGCGTCGCTTGCGCGCTTTTCGCCGGCCACAAGCCTTGCTTCTTCCGGCGCAGCGAGTCCGTCGGCTgtgtcgagacaccgcgccgatctgcatgcagactcgCCTCAGGAGCGGGCGCTCCGCCACCTGGCTCAGCTGACCCCAGACAGCCTCTGGACGCTGGTGCGAGGCCGCATGCTGGCGCATTTTGGCTACTCTGCGGTGCCGGCGAACCGCGCGCTCtggcggtgcatgcacaccccAAGTGGGCGGTACGTCGTCCTGCGGGGCGTGGCGACCGCCCTGGGGATCCAGGTGAAGGCTGGAAGTCCGCTTTTCAGTCTCTTGGGAGCGGTGTCGCTGTGGGAACGGTGGGGCGTCggggacgacggagacgcggaggaacGAAACGACCTCGGcgcaaaggcgaagaagccagCAGACGATCACGCGCCACAGACTGGACACGACGCCGAAGAGACCAAGggacgacgaggcgacggccgcCTAGACAAGGCGCCTGTGAAGCGGCAGTTCGCTTTAGGCGACTCTGAGGTCTCCACGGACGTGATGACTGACGCTGACCCCGATTCGCCGctttcggcgtctcgcgcggaGCACGCCAGAAGCGAAGCCGCAGAGGCACAAGTTGCCTGCGAAGCCCAGACTCTGCGTCCACCTGACGAACGCACAGGcggcctcgcttcctcccgccgaccctcgtcttcttctctttcgtcggCCTGGCGCGCAGGCGGGCCGTCGAAGGTCCCGGCGTCGCGGGTATGGGAGCCTTTCAGCGCTGAGAGCGTCGTCCAGCTTTTCCCGGTGGTGAAGCGAGAGCCGGTCGTCTCGCACTTTGCACGACACCTGCTTGCTGCGGCGACTCAGTGCTACATCTTGGGCTGGCTGGACGTCGCGCTCGAACTCCTGCAGCAGGTGCTCTTCGTCGTGCACCAACTCACAGGCTCGGTGTGCAG AGAAACTGCGCTGTGCTACGCCGCGATGGGGGAAGTGGCGTTGTCGCTGCAGGATTTCCTGAACGCGGCAAACAACTTCCAGAAGGCGCTGATCTTGACGGAGCGCTGCGTCGGGCCCGACCACCCGGACACGATCGACATCCACGCCGGACTCGGGCGCACTCTCGTGCACTTCCCAGGACGCGAGTTTCAGGAGCGAGGCCTCGCGCACATCCACCGAGCAGTCGAGCTCCGCAGACTGTGGACAGGCGACGTGCCGCACCCCGAGacgccgcttctcctcttcaccgCCGCCAAGTGTCTCCTCAAGGTCTACGGCCCGAGATGTGTGGGGCATCTCGCCGAGTATCTCGACCGCGCGATTCGCCTCGCGGGCTTCGTCCGGGGCGTGGGGCCGCAATTCGTTGCAGAG ATGCACAGCGATGCCTCGCAAATCTACCAAGCCGTCGGGGACTTCCGAAGAGCCTTGGAGCACTGCCGAGTCGCCGGCCAGCTCATCGCGGCCGATCCTTCTGCGGACACGGAGAGAATTCGG GAGCTCGACGAgcgtcttctgttcctcaCGCAACAAGCGGTGTTGGCggcaaagaagcgaaaacacGAAAATGTGCAGCGTGCCCAGCTTCTCAATCGCCTCCGAACTGCAGTGACACTAAAGCGCCACAGCAACGCCCTCGCGGGTCCCGCAGGCCTTCGCTTCCCGCGCACCTCAGGGCTGACTGGACCAGGGGCGTGA
- a CDS encoding putative troponin c, isotype gamma.: MFITPFSLSRQRRAELRHAFDEFDTKKAGHLSLDRFIFLLKSIGVNISRRDLLAITAENRERGDFSFEDLMSVASVVYNDVAIERGLVDALRQICPKNSKTIPTASLREHLLKLGMGIKLTEEEVDMFLRIECDPNGKGVVDFETFIYRVLRD; this comes from the exons ATGTTTATCACGCCCTTCAGTCTCTCGCGACAACGG CGCGCGGAGCTGAGGCATGCCTTTGACGAATTCGACACCAAGAAGGCCGGACACTTGAGTCTGGATCGATTTATTTTCTTGCTCAAGTCCATAGGCGTGAACATATCCAGGAGAGATTTACTGGCCATAACTGCAG AGAatcgagaaagaggggaTTTCTCTTTCGAAGACTTGATGAGCGTAGCTTCGGTTGTGTACAACGACGTCGCAATCGAGCGCGGGCTTGTGGACGCTCTCAGACAAATCTGTCCAAAGAATTCCAAAACAATTCCAACTGCATCGCTCCGGGAACACCTTCTGAAACTTG GAATGGGAATCAAACTCACCGAAGAGGAAGTTGACATGTTTCTGCGCATTGAATGTGACCCAAACGGCAAGGGCGTCGTCGACTTCGAGACTTTTATTTACAG GGTTTTACGCGACTAG